The following are encoded in a window of Sandaracinaceae bacterium genomic DNA:
- a CDS encoding sigma-70 family RNA polymerase sigma factor, whose translation MENADARTEMELLALAQSGDRRAFGQLVRLHHGRVAACAHQLLGASAEVDDAVQESFIRAWRALPRFDGRAKLSTWLYRICVNVCLNRMRGNRRHAAADVDDPKLPEPVADAESSGVDPLRALEQAQLYGRVGAALDALSPSLRSAVVLVLLQGMSHKDAGDALGCAEGTVAWRIHEARRRLRDLLGDLVEPEALAAGGGA comes from the coding sequence ATGGAAAACGCTGACGCGCGCACCGAGATGGAGCTCCTCGCCCTGGCGCAGTCAGGCGACCGTCGCGCGTTCGGCCAGCTGGTGCGGCTCCACCACGGGCGCGTGGCCGCCTGTGCCCACCAGCTGCTGGGCGCCAGCGCCGAGGTCGACGACGCCGTGCAAGAGAGCTTCATCCGGGCCTGGCGGGCGCTCCCGCGCTTCGACGGCCGTGCCAAGCTGTCCACCTGGCTGTATCGCATCTGCGTGAACGTGTGCCTGAACCGCATGCGCGGAAACCGGCGGCACGCCGCGGCCGACGTGGACGACCCCAAGCTGCCCGAGCCGGTGGCCGACGCCGAGAGCTCCGGGGTGGACCCACTGCGCGCGCTCGAGCAGGCGCAGCTCTATGGCCGGGTGGGGGCCGCGCTGGACGCGCTCAGCCCCTCGCTGCGCAGCGCCGTGGTGCTGGTGCTGCTGCAGGGCATGTCCCACAAGGACGCGGGTGACGCGCTGGGCTGCGCCGAGGGCACCGTGGCCTGGCGCATCCACGAGGCGCGCCGACGGCTGCGCGACCTGCTGGGCGATCTGGTGGAGCCCGAGGCCCTCGCGGCAGGAGGTGGGGCATGA
- a CDS encoding TIGR02266 family protein encodes MVRRSGGIRCSPEAAPSSSVEVVETYANTGARTTVGWTKLGPTALHFDRSPPGGFNPRVSTDDKDRRGGDRAPIELKVEYKRLNSFFADYTKNISRGGTFIRTDRPLGIGTEFNFKLCVPTLENPLVLRGKVQWTVIPEEVVDDGEPGMGIGFVYGSESERERIEAIVETLMVDSLGNVIYEKLMGKPPRGSLLPGK; translated from the coding sequence ATGGTCCGGCGCTCGGGCGGGATCAGGTGCTCGCCCGAGGCAGCACCCTCTTCCAGCGTCGAGGTGGTCGAAACGTACGCAAACACGGGAGCTAGGACAACCGTTGGGTGGACAAAGCTTGGGCCGACTGCGCTTCATTTTGACCGCAGCCCCCCGGGGGGGTTTAATCCCCGTGTGTCCACTGACGACAAAGACCGGCGCGGAGGGGATCGCGCCCCCATCGAGCTCAAGGTCGAGTACAAGCGGCTGAACTCCTTCTTCGCGGACTACACGAAGAACATCAGCCGCGGGGGCACGTTCATCCGGACCGACCGTCCACTGGGCATCGGCACGGAGTTCAACTTCAAGCTGTGCGTGCCCACGCTCGAGAACCCGCTGGTGCTGCGCGGCAAGGTGCAGTGGACGGTCATCCCGGAAGAGGTCGTGGACGACGGCGAGCCCGGCATGGGCATCGGCTTCGTGTACGGCAGCGAGTCCGAGCGCGAGCGCATCGAGGCCATCGTGGAGACCCTGATGGTCGACAGCCTGGGAAACGTCATCTACGAGAAGCTCATGGGCAAGCCACCACGCGGCAGCTTGCTCCCCGGGAAGTAG
- a CDS encoding PHP domain-containing protein produces MHPRSTRLLPPMALMGLLGTLSLGCGGGDGAVDLGPADDGMPDSGPEDLGTPDCVTVTTLGAADSAPARPDGVVGVGGLRISNDLVVAGFSSLAQHGAAGANGGNLLDFHVLGSDDHFVEHWIVAGPDSGLRVFNTTMNVTAEEADRVVLEVRGYVERAPHGGITMNPGTGLTAVTTFELRCGEPKLHIATTLTNATNPPVTLAGLTGALRPVDVLLWGSPSNMRPFCPNPGQGTTCTTINFSNVVGTLVRSQYVGSGGSRAGLPGSIAYYSLDMATVAAAHDSTNSAFGDITTGITAFAPGATASHRRVLVAGGAADAASSVDTALEDLEALGRLTTGQVTGTVSVPGGIPSDPHRRPAVILATPPATGNAMDPATWRPVNMVRVAADGSFTARVPAGAVSYEVRMDGQAPVRGTGTAVAAGATVNLGTLNVGARPELNVTVRVDGTGGTARVVVLGTGATPDPVFGPETGTAPQGNVALTDGLGVVSLPIAPGTYDVYAMRGLDASLDRESIVVASADLAVTLDIASLDVVPTGYLMADFHVHSAVSFDSSTPPEDQVRAFMAAGVDALVATEHDIVFDYGPAIAVVDETLPQASRGRIKAFAGLEATAFVPYEDFPHTIGHYNVFPVDVVPTAFESGTPDDERVGPATVYDRLRAMPGPAQRIVQMNHARATRVPTIWLGYLDSCGFDASLTFAMNGACDVASGMGTSPFDVDAFEVINFKDMQEYVTQNRDWHALLREAPGGNLPTGTANSDSHRIYNEEAGFPVNVLATTSTLADLSGDDLVGLIQDGSLAGALGVFVWIEVCDDAVGTNCREPGKTPLNISGDTMDTDTVHVRVRVAAPPWIPVDELRVRLGGEVVAIIDLTAENPADPFSTSSADVLRYDAVINVTNVTADSFITAEAGFVLPTLLDANMDGVVDPITFPAAPQPFTSLVRGAQPIGFVNPVFLDRDGNGQYNPPGMPLPL; encoded by the coding sequence ATGCACCCGCGATCGACCCGCCTTCTCCCGCCCATGGCCCTGATGGGCCTCCTCGGAACCCTGTCGCTGGGGTGTGGAGGGGGGGACGGAGCCGTGGATCTCGGGCCAGCCGACGACGGCATGCCGGACTCCGGTCCCGAAGACCTGGGGACGCCCGACTGTGTGACCGTGACCACGCTGGGCGCTGCCGACTCTGCGCCTGCGCGACCCGATGGCGTGGTGGGCGTGGGTGGCCTGCGCATCTCCAACGATCTCGTGGTGGCCGGGTTCTCCTCGCTCGCGCAGCACGGCGCGGCGGGTGCCAACGGTGGCAACCTGCTGGACTTCCACGTGCTCGGGAGTGACGACCACTTCGTGGAGCACTGGATCGTGGCCGGGCCGGACTCCGGCCTGCGCGTGTTCAACACCACCATGAACGTGACCGCCGAAGAGGCCGACCGCGTGGTGCTCGAGGTGCGGGGCTATGTGGAGCGCGCGCCGCACGGCGGCATCACGATGAACCCGGGCACGGGGCTCACCGCGGTGACCACGTTCGAGCTGCGTTGTGGGGAGCCCAAGCTGCACATCGCCACCACGCTCACGAACGCCACCAACCCGCCGGTCACGCTGGCCGGTCTGACGGGCGCGCTGCGTCCGGTGGACGTGCTGCTCTGGGGCAGCCCCAGCAACATGCGCCCGTTCTGTCCGAACCCCGGCCAGGGCACCACCTGCACCACCATCAACTTCAGCAACGTGGTGGGCACGCTGGTGCGCTCGCAGTACGTGGGCAGCGGTGGCTCGCGCGCGGGGCTCCCTGGGTCCATCGCGTACTACTCGCTCGACATGGCCACCGTGGCGGCCGCGCACGACAGCACCAACAGCGCGTTCGGCGACATCACCACGGGCATCACGGCCTTCGCGCCAGGCGCCACGGCCAGCCATCGACGCGTGCTCGTGGCCGGTGGCGCCGCGGACGCCGCCAGCTCGGTGGACACTGCGCTCGAGGACCTCGAGGCGCTCGGCCGTCTCACCACGGGCCAGGTCACCGGCACGGTCAGCGTCCCGGGCGGCATCCCCAGCGACCCGCATCGCCGGCCGGCCGTGATCTTGGCCACGCCGCCTGCCACGGGAAACGCCATGGACCCGGCCACCTGGCGCCCCGTCAACATGGTGCGCGTGGCCGCCGACGGCAGCTTCACCGCGCGCGTTCCAGCCGGCGCCGTCTCGTACGAGGTGCGCATGGATGGCCAGGCACCCGTGCGCGGGACCGGCACCGCCGTGGCCGCGGGGGCCACCGTGAACCTGGGCACGCTCAACGTGGGCGCGCGCCCCGAGCTGAACGTGACGGTGCGCGTGGACGGAACTGGCGGCACCGCACGCGTGGTGGTGCTGGGCACGGGCGCCACCCCCGACCCGGTCTTCGGGCCCGAGACCGGTACGGCGCCGCAGGGCAACGTGGCGCTCACCGACGGCCTCGGCGTGGTGTCGCTGCCCATCGCCCCCGGCACCTATGACGTGTACGCCATGCGCGGCCTCGACGCGTCGCTCGACCGCGAGTCCATCGTGGTGGCCAGCGCGGACCTGGCCGTGACGCTCGACATCGCCTCGCTCGATGTGGTTCCCACGGGCTACCTGATGGCGGACTTCCACGTGCACAGCGCCGTGAGCTTCGACTCGTCCACGCCGCCCGAGGACCAGGTGCGCGCGTTCATGGCCGCCGGGGTGGACGCGCTGGTGGCCACCGAGCACGACATCGTGTTCGACTACGGCCCGGCCATCGCCGTGGTGGACGAGACGCTCCCGCAGGCGTCGCGTGGCCGTATCAAGGCGTTCGCCGGGCTCGAGGCCACCGCGTTCGTGCCCTATGAAGACTTCCCGCACACCATCGGGCACTACAACGTGTTCCCGGTGGACGTGGTGCCCACGGCCTTCGAGAGCGGCACGCCCGACGACGAGCGCGTGGGCCCCGCCACCGTGTACGACCGCCTGCGCGCCATGCCGGGCCCGGCTCAACGCATCGTGCAGATGAACCACGCGCGCGCGACGCGGGTGCCCACCATCTGGCTCGGCTACCTGGACTCGTGCGGCTTCGACGCCAGCCTGACCTTCGCCATGAACGGCGCGTGCGACGTGGCCAGCGGCATGGGCACCAGCCCCTTCGACGTGGATGCCTTCGAGGTGATCAACTTCAAGGACATGCAGGAGTACGTGACGCAGAACCGCGACTGGCACGCCCTCCTGCGCGAGGCGCCCGGCGGCAACCTGCCCACCGGCACGGCCAACAGCGACTCGCACCGCATCTACAACGAGGAGGCGGGCTTCCCCGTCAACGTGCTCGCGACCACCAGCACGCTGGCCGACCTCTCGGGCGACGATCTGGTGGGGCTCATCCAAGACGGCAGCCTGGCGGGCGCGCTGGGCGTGTTCGTGTGGATCGAGGTCTGCGACGACGCGGTCGGCACCAACTGTCGGGAGCCCGGCAAGACGCCGCTGAACATCTCCGGGGACACCATGGACACCGACACGGTGCATGTGCGTGTGCGCGTGGCGGCGCCGCCGTGGATCCCGGTCGACGAGCTGCGCGTGCGCCTGGGCGGTGAGGTCGTGGCCATCATCGATCTGACGGCCGAGAACCCGGCGGACCCCTTCAGCACTTCGAGCGCGGACGTGCTGCGCTACGACGCGGTGATCAACGTGACCAACGTGACCGCCGACAGCTTCATCACGGCCGAGGCCGGCTTCGTGCTCCCCACGCTGCTGGACGCGAACATGGATGGCGTGGTGGACCCCATCACGTTCCCCGCCGCGCCGCAGCCGTTCACCTCGCTGGTGCGCGGGGCGCAGCCGATCGGCTTCGTGAACCCCGTGTTCCTCGATCGCGACGGAAACGGCCAGTACAACCCGCCCGGGATGCCGCTGCCGTTGTAA
- the prfB gene encoding peptide chain release factor 2 (programmed frameshift) has protein sequence MSSSIGESRDLLVDLAQRLESLGRYLDVEGLQHTVDRLTHESLRDGFWNNQEAAQRVMKERSAAESTVNSFTKLSSEVADLKDLLDMAASEGDQSMADEVAASLAGLEERTRALEVQRMLSPADNENAILMINPGAGGVDAQDWAEMLLRMYLRWCDRHGYKTVITSKQPGDEAGIKEAHVHITGPYAYGYLRAENGVHRLIRISPFDSNARRHTAFASVRVVPDLDNSITLAGVEIRDEDLEIDTMRSGGAGGQHVNRTESAVRIKHVPTGFVIRCESERSQHQNKDHAMKMLRGMLFEKMRRDQEAAFEEAFMGDRAEIAFGSQVRSYTLQPYQMVKDERTDHKDANAAGVLDGDIDAFIETYLLSNADKRRAKETAQKAD, from the exons ATGTCTAGTTCCATTGGCGAGTCCCGCGACCTTCTGGTCGACCTTGCTCAGCGACTCGAGTCGCTGGGGAGGTATCTT GACGTCGAAGGCCTACAACACACCGTCGACCGTCTGACGCACGAGAGCCTGCGCGACGGCTTCTGGAACAACCAGGAAGCCGCCCAGCGGGTCATGAAAGAGCGCTCGGCCGCAGAGTCGACCGTCAACAGCTTCACCAAGCTCTCGAGCGAGGTGGCGGACCTCAAAGACCTGCTGGACATGGCAGCCTCCGAGGGCGACCAGAGCATGGCCGACGAAGTCGCGGCGTCGCTGGCCGGCCTCGAAGAGCGCACGCGTGCCCTCGAGGTGCAGCGCATGCTGTCGCCGGCGGACAACGAGAACGCCATCCTCATGATCAACCCGGGCGCTGGCGGCGTGGACGCTCAGGACTGGGCCGAGATGCTGCTGCGCATGTACCTGCGCTGGTGCGACCGGCACGGCTACAAGACCGTCATCACCAGCAAGCAGCCAGGAGACGAGGCGGGCATCAAGGAAGCGCACGTGCACATCACGGGCCCCTATGCGTACGGCTACCTGCGCGCCGAGAACGGGGTGCACCGCTTGATCCGCATCAGCCCGTTCGACAGCAACGCGCGGCGTCACACGGCGTTCGCCAGCGTGCGCGTGGTCCCGGATCTCGACAACTCCATCACCCTCGCGGGCGTGGAGATTCGCGACGAAGACCTCGAGATCGACACCATGCGCTCGGGCGGGGCCGGCGGACAGCACGTCAACCGCACCGAGTCGGCGGTGCGCATCAAGCACGTGCCCACGGGCTTCGTCATCCGGTGCGAGAGCGAGCGCAGCCAGCACCAGAACAAAGACCACGCCATGAAGATGCTGCGCGGCATGCTGTTCGAGAAGATGCGCCGCGACCAAGAGGCGGCCTTCGAGGAGGCCTTCATGGGTGACAGGGCCGAGATCGCGTTCGGATCGCAGGTGCGCAGCTACACGCTGCAGCCGTACCAGATGGTCAAGGACGAGCGCACCGACCACAAGGACGCGAACGCCGCCGGCGTGCTCGACGGCGACATCGACGCGTTCATCGAGACGTACCTGCTGTCCAACGCCGACAAGCGGCGAGCCAAAGAGACCGCCCAAAAAGCGGACTGA
- the lysS gene encoding lysine--tRNA ligase, whose translation MATEDDLKLARKTKADTLSTFGSRPYPNTFRVTPELEAERKRVLELANDRESGARDALPLEEELAPDAPQVHLFGRVMAKRGPFLVIRTPYGDAQALVRKEVLEEDAAGQREAMDLADHVVLRGPLVRTKTGDLAVSARHYEHVTKAMLPPPAKWNGLKDVEKRYRERYVDLWANPEVAQVFRARTVIVKAMRRFLDERDFLEVETPLLHPLRGGATAKPFRTHHNALDLNLFLRIAPELYLKRLLVGGFDRVYELGRTFRNEGISTKHNPEFTILEFYMAYATVEDMMDLTVDLFRYVDAIVCDTFPDLTRERGFDLVSPWPRVPMRQAIVDRITRAGKGDIPTTRWAGRLDASTLNDPAALEALFEAMATDADAVTAKQLRTASSHGERIFLLYELLVEAELPKLYRNASGEQSVPVFITEYPFEVSPLARRSDADPAFTDRFELFVEGREVANAFSELNDPEDQASRFEGQLTRRERGDDEAMDFDADYIRALAHGMPPAAGFGLGVDRVVMMLTGQSSIRDVLLFPLLRPEGG comes from the coding sequence TTGGCTACCGAGGATGATCTGAAGCTGGCCCGCAAGACGAAGGCCGACACGCTGAGCACGTTCGGCTCGCGCCCGTACCCCAACACGTTTCGGGTCACGCCGGAGCTGGAGGCCGAGCGCAAGCGTGTCCTCGAGCTGGCCAACGATCGCGAGAGCGGCGCCCGCGACGCGTTGCCGCTCGAAGAAGAGCTGGCTCCCGACGCGCCGCAGGTGCACCTGTTCGGGCGGGTCATGGCCAAGCGCGGCCCCTTCCTGGTCATCCGCACGCCCTATGGCGATGCCCAGGCCCTGGTGCGCAAGGAGGTGCTGGAGGAAGACGCCGCCGGGCAGCGCGAGGCCATGGACTTAGCCGACCACGTGGTGCTGCGCGGGCCGCTGGTGCGCACCAAGACGGGCGACCTGGCCGTGAGCGCGCGGCACTACGAGCACGTCACCAAGGCCATGCTGCCGCCGCCGGCCAAGTGGAACGGCCTCAAGGACGTGGAGAAGCGCTACCGCGAGCGCTACGTGGACCTGTGGGCCAACCCCGAGGTGGCGCAGGTGTTCCGCGCCCGCACGGTGATCGTGAAGGCCATGCGCCGGTTCCTGGACGAGCGTGACTTCCTCGAGGTGGAGACGCCGCTGCTGCACCCGCTGCGGGGCGGGGCCACGGCCAAGCCATTCCGCACGCACCACAACGCCCTGGACCTGAACCTCTTCCTGCGCATCGCGCCAGAGCTGTACCTGAAGCGCTTGCTGGTGGGCGGCTTCGACCGCGTGTACGAGCTGGGGCGCACCTTCCGCAACGAAGGCATCAGCACCAAGCACAACCCCGAGTTCACCATCCTCGAGTTCTACATGGCGTACGCCACCGTGGAAGACATGATGGACCTCACCGTGGACCTCTTCCGCTACGTGGACGCCATCGTCTGCGACACGTTCCCGGACCTCACGCGCGAGCGTGGCTTCGACCTGGTGTCGCCGTGGCCGCGCGTCCCCATGCGCCAGGCCATCGTGGACCGCATCACACGGGCTGGAAAGGGCGACATCCCCACCACGCGCTGGGCTGGCCGCTTGGACGCGAGCACGCTGAACGACCCAGCCGCGCTCGAAGCGCTGTTCGAGGCCATGGCCACGGACGCCGACGCGGTGACCGCCAAGCAGCTGCGCACGGCTTCTTCGCACGGCGAGCGAATCTTTCTGCTCTACGAGCTGTTGGTGGAGGCTGAGCTGCCCAAGCTCTACCGCAACGCCAGCGGCGAACAGAGCGTGCCCGTCTTCATCACCGAGTACCCCTTCGAGGTGTCGCCGCTGGCACGCCGCAGCGACGCCGACCCGGCGTTCACGGACCGCTTCGAGCTGTTCGTGGAGGGGCGCGAGGTGGCCAACGCCTTCAGCGAGCTGAACGACCCGGAGGACCAGGCCAGCCGCTTCGAGGGGCAACTCACGCGCCGTGAGCGCGGCGACGACGAGGCCATGGACTTCGACGCGGACTACATCCGCGCGCTGGCGCACGGCATGCCACCGGCCGCGGGCTTCGGCCTGGGCGTGGACCGCGTGGTCATGATGCTCACCGGCCAGTCTTCCATCCGCGACGTGCTGCTCTTCCCCCTGCTTCGGCCGGAGGGTGGGTGA
- a CDS encoding ABC transporter permease yields MEALRELNAELDEPSPDGAVQRRERLARDGDKVDDEHDFPALRSPSPPQQVLPGIVVGRELARSLRLFVGDDVDVISPFGELGPTGPLPKARRFRVAGIFYSGMYEYDMKLVYVTLEAAQTFLATEDTVTGIEIKLEESRVDDAPRVATAIRTAIDRSDLRVEDWQQRNRNLFGALALEKLAMFLVLGIAILIAGFCVFGTLTLMVQEKAREVGILMAMGTTRGDIVRVFLLEGLFIGLFGAAMGLGLGFDLSFGAEHFGIRMNPEVYYIDRLPVHTDPAEFGLVGLAAIAICTLATIFPAIVASRTSPLEALRHD; encoded by the coding sequence GTGGAAGCGCTCCGCGAGCTGAACGCCGAGCTGGACGAACCAAGCCCGGATGGCGCCGTGCAGCGCCGCGAGCGCCTGGCGCGCGACGGCGACAAGGTGGACGACGAGCACGACTTCCCCGCGCTGCGCAGCCCCTCCCCGCCGCAGCAGGTGCTCCCCGGCATCGTGGTGGGGCGCGAGCTGGCCCGCTCACTCCGCCTCTTCGTGGGCGACGACGTGGACGTCATCTCCCCGTTCGGCGAGCTGGGCCCCACCGGCCCGCTGCCCAAGGCGCGCCGCTTCCGCGTAGCCGGCATCTTCTACAGCGGCATGTACGAGTACGACATGAAGCTGGTCTACGTGACGCTCGAGGCGGCCCAGACCTTCCTGGCCACCGAGGACACCGTCACCGGCATCGAGATCAAGCTCGAGGAGTCCCGCGTGGACGACGCCCCGCGCGTGGCCACGGCCATCCGCACCGCCATCGACCGCAGCGATCTGCGCGTGGAGGACTGGCAGCAGCGCAACCGCAACCTCTTCGGCGCGCTGGCCCTCGAGAAGCTGGCCATGTTCCTGGTGCTGGGCATCGCCATCCTGATCGCCGGCTTCTGCGTGTTCGGCACGCTCACGCTCATGGTGCAGGAGAAGGCCCGCGAGGTCGGCATCCTCATGGCCATGGGCACCACGCGCGGCGACATCGTGCGGGTGTTCCTGCTGGAGGGCCTCTTCATCGGGCTCTTCGGCGCTGCGATGGGGCTGGGCCTCGGGTTCGACCTCTCGTTCGGCGCCGAGCACTTCGGCATCCGCATGAACCCCGAGGTCTACTACATCGATCGCCTGCCGGTTCACACCGACCCGGCCGAGTTCGGGCTGGTGGGGCTCGCCGCGATCGCCATCTGCACCCTCGCCACCATCTTTCCGGCCATCGTCGCCAGCCGAACGAGCCCCCTGGAGGCCCTGCGCCATGACTGA
- a CDS encoding ABC transporter ATP-binding protein, with translation MTDPSEVIIEVRGVTKRFDQEGTTVQVLNGIDLDIRNREMICIQGRSGAGKSTLLHILGTLDLPTTGSVSYHGKDVTRFNSRELAAFRNATIGFVFQFHHLLPEFDALENVMMPGLVQGRPRPPLRKRAQELLDSVGLGHRVTHRPGELSGGEQQRVALARALVMRPKVILADEPTGNLDTTTSDAMFKLFFELNRELGTTFVIVTHSDDLAERMPRRIVMSDGLIAGDLRREPPVRASAAPPPADADEPGATLDPL, from the coding sequence ATGACTGACCCGAGCGAAGTGATCATCGAGGTGCGCGGCGTCACCAAGCGCTTCGACCAAGAGGGCACCACGGTGCAGGTGCTCAACGGCATCGACCTCGACATCCGCAACCGCGAGATGATCTGCATCCAGGGCCGCTCCGGTGCGGGCAAGAGCACCCTGCTGCACATCCTGGGCACGCTCGACCTGCCCACCACGGGCTCCGTCAGCTACCACGGCAAGGACGTCACGCGCTTCAACAGCCGGGAGCTGGCTGCTTTCCGCAACGCGACGATCGGCTTCGTCTTTCAATTCCACCACTTGCTGCCGGAGTTCGACGCCCTCGAGAACGTCATGATGCCCGGCCTGGTGCAGGGCCGGCCACGCCCTCCCCTGCGCAAGCGTGCGCAAGAGCTGCTGGACAGCGTGGGCCTCGGACACCGCGTCACGCATCGCCCCGGCGAGCTCTCGGGCGGTGAGCAGCAGCGCGTGGCGCTGGCCCGCGCGCTGGTCATGCGACCCAAGGTGATTCTCGCGGACGAGCCGACGGGCAACCTCGACACCACCACGAGCGACGCCATGTTCAAGCTGTTCTTCGAGCTGAACCGCGAGCTCGGGACCACCTTCGTGATCGTCACCCACTCCGACGACCTGGCCGAGCGCATGCCCCGCCGGATCGTCATGAGCGACGGCCTCATCGCGGGCGACCTTCGTCGTGAGCCGCCCGTCCGCGCATCCGCTGCGCCCCCCCCGGCCGACGCCGACGAGCCGGGAGCGACCCTTGACCCCCTGTGA